Genomic DNA from Thermosipho ferrireducens:
TGGCGCCTTATTTTTTTGGAGGTGATATTTTGATTCGCAAGTTTATTGTTTTGATAGTTATTGCTATCATTGTTGTTATATTTCTAAGTACAGGTGTATATCAGGTTGGCCCATCTGAAGTTGCACTTATAAAAACTTTTGGAAAGTACTCATACACAACAGGACCAGGTATCCACTTTCATTTGCCATACCCCATACAATCCCGGGTAATAGTTGATATCCAGAGTGTAAGAAAAGAAGAAATTGGTTTCAGAACAGTTACTACTTACGGAAAAGTAACTTATAGGTCCGTACCTTCTGAAGCTCTTATGCTTACTGGAGACGGTAATATAATTAGTGTAGAAGCTGCTGTACAATATAAAGTCAAAGACCCTGTAAAGTTTGCATTTAATATCATCAGCGGAAAAGACATTGTAAGATTCACCGCTGAATCGGTACTTCGCGAAAGAGTTGCCGTGAGAAAAATCGATGATGTTTTAACAATAGAAAGAGACAAAATCGCCCAGGAAACTGCGCAGGTTCTCCAGGAAATACTGGATTCTTATGATGCAGGTATATCAATAACGAATGTGTATTTGCAGGAAGTTGCTCCTCCTGATGATGTGGTGGCCGCTTTTGATGATGTAAATAACGCCAAGCAGGACAAAGAAAGGTTCGTAAACGAAGCTTTAAAATACGCAAACGATATAGTTCCAAAGGCGGAAGGACAGGCTGAACAAATATTAAGAGAAGCAGAAGCTTATGCCAAACAAAAAGTCCTGGAAGCAGAAGGAGAAACCCGGAGATTTTTAAGTGTTTTAAAAGAATACAGATTAGCTCCTGAAATAACAAAAACAAGGTTGAAAATCGAAAAAATTCAAGAAGTATTGTCAGACATAAAAAAAGTATTTATACTGGATAAATCTGGAACATTAAAACTAATAGACTTAAACCAATTTATTGGTGGTGGTTCACAATGAGTGGTAAATTAATAACAACAATTGTAATAATTGTAATAGCGTTGATCATTTTATCTCTCTCTATTTTTATCATTGACCAGACGGAGCAGGCGGTAGTTTTAAGATTTGGAGAAATCATAAATACTTATTCAGAGGCTGGCATTCATTTCAAAACTCCTTTTATTGACAATGTAAAAAAATTTGAAAAGCGAATACTGCTATACGATATAGAACCTGAAAAAATAATTACAGAAGACAAAAAGACTCTCATTATAGACACATACGCGCTCTGGAAAATAGCAAATCCTCAGAAATTTATTGAAACTATGAGAACCAAAGCGCTCGCTGAATCCAGAATAGACGATATAGTCTACTCACACATAAGAAATGTTTTTGCAAAGCATACCTTTGACGAAATTATCTCTGACAGGCGTGAAGAATTTTTACGTGAAGTTACAAAACTCTCGCGCGAAGATTTAAAAGATTTTGGAATAGAAGTCGTTGACGTTAGAGTAAAACACGCTGATCTTCCAAATGAAAACATCAGAGCAGTGTACGAAAGAATGAAAGCGGAAAGGTACAGTATAGCAGCTCAAATTCGCGCTGAAGGTCAAAAAGAAGCTCAAAAAATCAGAGCAGAGGCTGATAAAAAAGCAACAGTGATTCTTGCTGAAGCTCAAAGCAAAGCTGAACAGCTGAAAGGTATAGGAGAGGCAAGTTCCACAAGAATATACGCTGAAGCATATCAACAGGATCCTGAATTTTTCGAATTCTGGCGTAGTTTAAGTTCATATAACGACATTTTCAAAAACGGGACCGTTATTCTGGGAGACATGGAAATTCTGAAATATTTCAGTAAATAGTTTAAAAAGCCCCTTAGCGGGGCTTTTTATATTTATTTTGATCATTCAAATTACTCTTAATTTTCGATAGGTTTCACGGAAATACCAAGTATTATTTCACGGCTGGGAATATTTACAGGAAAAGAAAACTCTCCAATGGAAGTTTTTATTACACACGAAGAGCCATCTTTGGAAAAGGTGATTTTTCCAGTAATCGGGTCAAAGTAATTAACACCTTTGTTACTGTAATCCTTTGATACCATTCGCTTTAATATTGTTTTTTCTTTCTTTTCTTTTGTATCATAAAAAGTAATCGCCTGATACGTAACCCTCTTAACCTCAAAAGTTTTATTCAAAATCTCCTGAAACGATATTTTCTTACTATTTAAAACAGAAATTTCTGATACTCCTCTGTTATAATAATCGTATCTTATATAATTTACTATGTGAAATGTTTTTAAAAAATCGTTGTAATCTGCCTTTATATAACTATAGAAACTCATTGTCGCGTCTAATAACATATATGCTCCAAAAATTATTTCTGCAAAGATAACTATGCAAATAATAAGTTCTACAAAAGATATATTTTCCCCCCTATCCCCCCAAAATCTACTCAAAACTTAAAGTTCAAACTTTTCTTTTGGTGCTTCCCCCTTGGCAATTTTATCCAGAACACCGTTTACAAATTTACCGCTATTTTCTGTTCCAAACGTCTTTCCAAGTTCTATCATCTCATCAAGTGTAACCTCAATGGGAACATCTTTCACATAAAGCAATTCATAAGTCCCCAGTCTTAAAATATTCCTATCCACTGCAGAAAGCCTTTCCAAAGACCAATTTTCAAGATATTTACCTATTATTTTATCTATTTCACCGATCACTTTTTTCATTTCTTTAACATATTCAAAAGCCTGTATTCTAAGTTTTTTATCTCTTATATACAAAAGCTCTTCTTTTGCTATTTCTTCTAAATCATCTCCTCGAAAATCCCACTGGAACAATGTCTTAAATATGTATTCACGCATCTTACGGCGTCTTGTTGCCAATTACTGCCCCTCCTCACCTTCTGTTTCTTCGGCTTCTTTATTTAATTCTTCAAATGTCTCTGTAACATCTGTTATTGTAACATTAACAGCTACAACTTGTAACTCTGTCATCCTTTGAATGTTTTCGCTAATGTTCTTCATAATTTTTCTTCCAAACTCCACTATACTTTTCCCGTAAGGAGCGCTTGTTTTTACATAAACAATCACACCATCTTCAGGCGTTCTTTCAATTTCTACACTTTTCTTTAACCTTTTAGATTCCTTATCATCGGGAGTAATTTCCAGTACTTCAAGAAAACTTCTGAATGCTATTTCTTTTAAAACATCATCACTAATATTTATACTCCCCTGTTCAAATTCCATAATTGCCACCTCCTTAGGCTCTTTCAATATAATCCCCTGTTCTTGTATCCACTCTAACTTTGTCTCCCACTTCTACAAAAAAGGGGACTGTTATCTTTAAGCCTGTTTCGAGTATAGCAGGTTTTCCTCCGCCCGAAACTGTATCACCTTTAAATCCTGGTTCAGTCTCAGTAACTTCTAAAACCACGCTCGTTGGAAGCTGAATGCCTATAGGTTTCCCATCGTGCATTATTAAATCTATTTCTGTATTCTCAACAAGATAATATTTATCATCACCTATTTCATCCTCTGGTATTCCGTACTGCTCAAATGTTTCGTTATCCATAAAATAATAAGATGAGCCATCATTGTAAAGATATTCAGCTTTTCTAAAGGTTATTTGCGCCTCTTCGACCTTTTCACCACTATTAAAATTTACTTCTCTTATTAATCCTGTTGAAACATTTTTCAATTTTGTTCGTATTAATCCTGAACCTCGTGCCCTGAAATGTTTATTCACATCAACTATTCGATAAATTTCTCCTCCGTAAACAATATACATTCCTTTGCTCAGCGAACCAACATCTATCACAAAAACACCTCCCTGTTTTCTTAGACAATTAGACTATTTTATATTTCACTGCAAGCAATGTAATATCATCATGTTGCGGAGCCCCCTGAGAAAAGGAAAATACATCTTTTTCCACCACATCAACAACTGATTTTGCGTTCAGATAAATACTTCGTTTTAAAATCCTTTCAAGCCTTTCAAAGCCGTACTCTTCTCCTGAAATATTTCTTGCCTCCACTATTCCATCGGTATATGCAAATATAAGAGATTCCTGTGTCAACTTTACAGTTTCTACCTCATACATCACATTTTCAAACATTCCAAGCGGTGTACCGGAAGAACATACCTTCTCCATTCCACTATCGTCCACAATATATAATGGGTCGTGGCCTGCGTTAATTACTTCTAAAACTCCTTCTCCGTTTAATTTAAACGCCACAGTAGTAACAAATCTATCCTCTCCTATGTCTTCAAACATTGTATTATTCAATCTGAAAAATATGTCTTTTAAACACGCAGATGAGCTTTGAACCAGAGATTTAAAAGCGCTTCGAAGAGAAGACATTATAAGAGCGGCGGGCAGTCCTTTTCCTGACACGTCTGCAAGGATGCCAAATAGCTCTCCTTTTTCAGTTTCAAATACATCAAAATAATCTCCTCCAACGTGAACCGCAGGAATACTTTCGCCGTAACTCTCATACTTTTTGTTATGCGGAAACTTTTTTGGGAAAAAGTTAATCTGTATATTTCTCGCAATATCGAGTTGTTGATTAAACCTTTGCCTTTCAATCTCTTCTTTCATGGAAAAATATCTTTCAATACTGCTTGCTATTTGCTGCGCAGTAGATTCGATTATTTTTCTATCCCCGGCTGTCAGAATTCCTCCCGTTTCCTTTCCAATTAACGCAATAAATCCCCATTTTTTCTCTTCCCCACCTGATATAGGAACAAGCAAAAAACTTTCTGAGTAAATTTCACTTTCATCGTAGTATACAACGTTTAACGGATTTTCATTGTACAGTTCAACAAGATAATCTTCTGTCACATTTTCACAATTTCCTATTTTCTCAAAAGCTTTTTCATAAGATATATAAATTACTCCACACTTAAACTTTATCGCTTTTTTCAAAGTACGCAGGATGGGATTCAGCATATCAAGTACATTTAAATTACTCGAAACAATTTTACTTACTTCAAAAAGCGTGGAAATCTCTTCATAAGTCCTTGAAATTTCCTCAAGTTGACTTTCAATAAGCAGGGTTGAAGTCTCTATTTCCTGTTTATACGCTATGTGCTCTTCTTTTATCCTGACTATTTCCTCTTCAATGAGCTTTAAGAGCTCTTCTTTCGTAGCTGCTTCTTGCTCTTTACTTTTTGAAATTTCACATAACATTTTGTAAATTTTCTTAAGCTCCTGCATCATCTATCAACCTTCTTACTTCTTCTATAAGTAAAGTTGGACTGAAGGGCTTTGTCATCACAATAGAAGCTCCAAGTGATTTTGCAATTCTTTCATCTTCAGCCCCACC
This window encodes:
- the hflK gene encoding FtsH protease activity modulator HflK, producing MRKFIVLIVIAIIVVIFLSTGVYQVGPSEVALIKTFGKYSYTTGPGIHFHLPYPIQSRVIVDIQSVRKEEIGFRTVTTYGKVTYRSVPSEALMLTGDGNIISVEAAVQYKVKDPVKFAFNIISGKDIVRFTAESVLRERVAVRKIDDVLTIERDKIAQETAQVLQEILDSYDAGISITNVYLQEVAPPDDVVAAFDDVNNAKQDKERFVNEALKYANDIVPKAEGQAEQILREAEAYAKQKVLEAEGETRRFLSVLKEYRLAPEITKTRLKIEKIQEVLSDIKKVFILDKSGTLKLIDLNQFIGGGSQ
- the hflC gene encoding protease modulator HflC, producing the protein MSGKLITTIVIIVIALIILSLSIFIIDQTEQAVVLRFGEIINTYSEAGIHFKTPFIDNVKKFEKRILLYDIEPEKIITEDKKTLIIDTYALWKIANPQKFIETMRTKALAESRIDDIVYSHIRNVFAKHTFDEIISDRREEFLREVTKLSREDLKDFGIEVVDVRVKHADLPNENIRAVYERMKAERYSIAAQIRAEGQKEAQKIRAEADKKATVILAEAQSKAEQLKGIGEASSTRIYAEAYQQDPEFFEFWRSLSSYNDIFKNGTVILGDMEILKYFSK
- the nusB gene encoding transcription antitermination factor NusB gives rise to the protein MATRRRKMREYIFKTLFQWDFRGDDLEEIAKEELLYIRDKKLRIQAFEYVKEMKKVIGEIDKIIGKYLENWSLERLSAVDRNILRLGTYELLYVKDVPIEVTLDEMIELGKTFGTENSGKFVNGVLDKIAKGEAPKEKFEL
- a CDS encoding Asp23/Gls24 family envelope stress response protein — encoded protein: MEFEQGSINISDDVLKEIAFRSFLEVLEITPDDKESKRLKKSVEIERTPEDGVIVYVKTSAPYGKSIVEFGRKIMKNISENIQRMTELQVVAVNVTITDVTETFEELNKEAEETEGEEGQ
- the efp gene encoding elongation factor P, giving the protein MIDVGSLSKGMYIVYGGEIYRIVDVNKHFRARGSGLIRTKLKNVSTGLIREVNFNSGEKVEEAQITFRKAEYLYNDGSSYYFMDNETFEQYGIPEDEIGDDKYYLVENTEIDLIMHDGKPIGIQLPTSVVLEVTETEPGFKGDTVSGGGKPAILETGLKITVPFFVEVGDKVRVDTRTGDYIERA
- a CDS encoding GAF domain-containing SpoIIE family protein phosphatase, whose translation is MMQELKKIYKMLCEISKSKEQEAATKEELLKLIEEEIVRIKEEHIAYKQEIETSTLLIESQLEEISRTYEEISTLFEVSKIVSSNLNVLDMLNPILRTLKKAIKFKCGVIYISYEKAFEKIGNCENVTEDYLVELYNENPLNVVYYDESEIYSESFLLVPISGGEEKKWGFIALIGKETGGILTAGDRKIIESTAQQIASSIERYFSMKEEIERQRFNQQLDIARNIQINFFPKKFPHNKKYESYGESIPAVHVGGDYFDVFETEKGELFGILADVSGKGLPAALIMSSLRSAFKSLVQSSSACLKDIFFRLNNTMFEDIGEDRFVTTVAFKLNGEGVLEVINAGHDPLYIVDDSGMEKVCSSGTPLGMFENVMYEVETVKLTQESLIFAYTDGIVEARNISGEEYGFERLERILKRSIYLNAKSVVDVVEKDVFSFSQGAPQHDDITLLAVKYKIV